A window of Haloarcula marismortui ATCC 43049 genomic DNA:
TGACGACGTCCCGCTGCCGACGGATCTGTGTCGACATTTCTTCCGCAGTCGTCGCTGTCTCCGCGCTTGCTTCGGTGACATCCGCTATCGAGTCGGCCGTCGCTTGAACGGTGTCTGCCTGCTCCGAGGTAGTTTCTCGCATCTCTTCGATGGAGGCTGAGATGTCGTCGACGGCCTCCGCGATTGTCGCAATTTCCGACAGGGCCGATTCGACGGTCTCAGTACCAGTTTCGACTCGCGTCTCCGTCGCCTGTATCGAGTCAGTCACCTCCTCTGTCTGCTCAGATACCTCCGCGATGACCGTTGCTATCTCGTCAGCCCGCGACTGCGTCTCTTCCGCAAGTGACTTGACTTCGTCTGCAACGACGCTGAACCCGTTCCCGTCCGCACCGCTGCCCTGTCCACCAGCGCGAGCGGCCTCTATCGACGCGTTCAGTGCCAGCATATTTGTCTGCTCCGCGATCTCTGAGATGATATCCGCGATGTCCGTTATCTCGGCCATTCGCTGCTGGAGGGTTTCGACCTGTGTGACAGCGTCAGCTGCATCAGCCTGTATCTGGTCCATCTCCGTCAGGGCTGTTTCCGAGGCTGTCCGAGCGTCACTGCTGGCTTCCTCGACCTCACTGCTCCGGTCGGCAAGGTCGTCAATTGTTGCGGCAATTTCCTCTGCTGACGCGCTCACGTCTTGAATATCGACTGCAGCTGATTCGAGTTTTGTCTGCTGGTCGGTTGCTTGCGTCTGGATATCGGCGACCGTTTCGACAGCCGCGTCGACCTCCTGCTGGACTCGCCGACTCGTTTCGGTTATCTCGTCAGTTTCAGTTGTGATACGCTTCGAAACGGCGGTGACCGTCTCGATCGTCTCCTGTAACTCATCCATCATCCTATTGAACGACTGGCCGACGGTCTCCATAGCGTCATACTCAGTGGCCACATCGACACGCTGCGTGAGATCGCCGTCTGCGGCGGCTGCCATGACTGTCCCGTACTCTGTTGCAATGTCCTGGTAGGCTGTGGCGAGTTCCTTGGCTTCCTCCTCAGCAGCCTCTGCCTCTGCCTGTGCCTCGTTTGCGTCAGTCTGTGCCTGTTCGAGGTCTGCCCTCGCGGCCTCCATCTCTGACAGTCGATCGCGCAACGAGACGCGCATCTGCTCGATAGAGTCAGCAAGGTCCCCGAACTCGTCGGTACGCGTCGAGTCGATTTCGATATCGAGGTCTCCGTCTGCCACCCGTTGTGTCTGTGCTGATAACTCGGTGATGCTGGCAACCGTTTCGGCTGCGTTGATCGAGCCAAGCGTCAGTAAACCGGCGATGCCGGCGACGACTGTCGATGCAACATCTTGTGTTACCACCCCGACAGTGATAAGCAGGGTAGCCGTTGCGATGTATCCGACACCGAGCTTGGCCCCATAGCTCTGCTTGACACTAGAAATAGTCACATATGGATAGTAGTCTGCAACTACCTAAATGTAAACTCGGAAGTATCAGTATTGATACTAGGGCGGCTGAGACCTCGGTCAAACTACCGAAATCGCTCCACGTCGACCCGTCCACCGGTGGCTGTCAGCTCGAATCCTGACTGTTTGAGCCAGTCGGCGGCCGCGCCGTCGCTGTGTAGCAGCACCTCAGCGAGGTCGTCCGGTTCGTCGATGTCGGTCGCAAGCCGCCGTGAGTCAACTTCGGTAACGCTGGCTCCCACGTCTCGGGCGGTCTCCCGATGGTCGCGGATAGACGCGCCGTGGTAGTCGACCCTGAACTCCGGATGCCGACAGACGAAGGCGTTCGTCCCACCGCCTAGACCCGGAGCCAGCACCACATCGGCTTCGGGAGCAAGCAGTCGTTCGATGCTTTCCCGGGTCACAAGCGGGAGGTCGGCCATCACGACGGCAAGTGCCCCTTCGTCGTCAGTCACCGTCGACGCGAGCAGGTCGTTGACGAGCGGATCAAGCCCGCGGTCGTCGACGGTGACCGGAACGGCACAGTCGAGGGGCGCTGTCGAGATGACTTCGGGTTCGTGGCCCGCTGATGTCACTGCGTCGACGACGTCTGCAAGCATCGCTTCGGTAAAATCACGGCGCTCGTCGGGAGAAAGAACGGATGCGAGTCGCGTTTTAGGGGTAGACCCCGAGACGGGGACGGCGAGACGCATTACAGCTTGGAGTATTCGTCCTCACTCATCTGGGCGTACGCGTAGTAGCCGCCACCGACCAGCAACAGGAGGACGATGAGTCCGCCACCGACCAGCAGCAGCGTTTGCTGGGTCTGAGCGCTCTGCTGGGCCTGCTGTGCTTGGCTCTCGGCCTGCCCGGCGAGGTCCTGAGCGTTCTGGAAGTTCCCGTTCTCGTATGAGGAGATAGCGCTGCTGACCAGTTCCTCAGCGCCTTCGTTCCCACCGGCCGCGTCGATTGCAGCCTGTGCGTCGTCGATTGCCTGCCTGGCCGCCTGACTCTCTTCGGTGTAGTGGTGGGCGGTGTCGCTGCGGAACTCCTCTTCGTTGTTGCCGCTGACTCGACTGAGCGCGGCGACCTGATAGTTCTGCGCCGGCTCATACGTGTAGTTCGAGATGGCCGGCGTCGTGCCGACAAGTTCGACGCGAACTTGGTCACCGTTATTATCGATCTCCAGATCCTGTTCGAAGGACTGGTCGCCGTAGGTTTCTTGATTCACCTGATTCCCCGCACGCAACACAGTGACCGTCCAGCTAACGTTCTGAAGTTCGGTCGAACCGGCGAGCGTCCACTCGTTCGGTGCGTCGGTGAACGGGTCGTCTATCGTGTACGTCACCGACACCTCTTCGCCGACGGCACTCTCGGTTGGCACCCCGTCGGCAGAGACAGAGAATGCACTCGCTGTGCCGGCGGTCGCGAGCAGTGCGACGACACAGAGGAGTACGGCGGTCTTATTAGAATAGCGGATCAAGTTCATCTTCGTCGTCTTCGACCAAGTCCTCTAAGTTATCTTCGCTTTGGTTACGGATATCGTCGATGTTGTCCTGTGCCTCGATGGCGACCTGCTGGAGTTCCTTGATCCGTGGAACGTTGTGAACGCCAGCCAGCAGGATGGATGCGGCCACTTTCGGGGCGTTAGTCGGATAGTCGCCACCGCGGACCTCCATCGAACCGGTCTGCTCCTCGAGCCACTTCCGGCCGCGTTCTATCCCCTTCCGGTTCAGGTGCTCTGGCGGCCCTGCCATCACGAGCAGGGCACGCTCTGCACCTTCGATCTCACAGGGGAGTGTCAGCCGGCCGAGCGCGGCTTTCCGAACGAGCGACGTGATACGGTTCGTCGTGTTAGCCGTATCCATGCTATCGTCTGACGAGTCGTCGCCCTTGAACCGCGAGAGCAGGCCGCCGCCGCCAGAGGATACCTCGACGTCCTCGGAGGCGTAGCCGACGGTGGACACGCCGCCGCCGTCGAGCGTGTTGATGATCTCGGAGGAGTCGACGACGCTTTCGGCGACGTTATCGCCAGCCTCGATCTCACCAGCCCCGAACAGCACGCCGAAGCGCCGGACGATCTCCTCGTTGATGTGGTCGTAGCCGCCTTCGACGGACTCGCCAGTCTGTCGCCAGGCGTCGTTGTCGAACACCATCAGGTTGTCCACCTCGCGCACGAACGTCTGGAACGAGCGGGCGGCGTTGAGGGTATAGATGCCACCCTCGTCACTGCCCGGCAGGACGCCCAGGCCGTACACCGGTTCGGTGTAGATGCGCTTGAGGTGTTTTGCGACGACCGGCGACCCGCCCGATCCGGTCCCGCCGCCGAGACCGGCGACGATGAGGAAGGCGTCGACTTCGTGGACAGGGATGTTGTCAATCGCACCCTGCACCTCGTCGATATCCTCTTCGGCGATTTCCGCGCCGAGTTCGTTGTCCGCGCCCACGCCGTGGCCCTTGACGCGGGCCTGGCCAATGAGCACTCGATTCTCTTCCGGAATGTGTTCTAGCCCAAGCAGGTCTGCTTTTGCTGTATTAACCGCAACAGCCGAGCGGACGATTCCCGAGCCGGTTTCCTTGTCGTACTCGAGAAATTTGTCCACAATTTTGCCACCGGCCTGCCCGAAGCCGATCATCGCCAGTTTCATTATATGGTTCTCCGCTTAAAGGGTCAAAGAGCGATGGCGAGTATAAGTGTTTTGCCCGGCTCTCAGTCCTGAAAGCCACGCTTGAAAACAAATCTATTCTGACACAAACCCCTATAGGTGGAGGCTACTACCAGTGATTATCCGCGGAGGTATCCGCTGAGTGTCGTTAAAGAGCCACTACTGACGCCGAACGCGTCGATATCGTTTGTTGCCGGACTGTTATCGAATTTGAGCGAACGGTACTGGTCAGCGCCCATCGGGAAGCCAACGCTTCCCAAGACAGAGAGGCCGACCTTCGCGAGCGGCATCGGAAGGGGAACGATGCTTACCGACGACCCCTCTGCATCGTACACCTGATTGGTCACGTCTCTGAGTGTCAGTACTTCCGGCCCACCGATCTCGTAGGCCTCGCCGACGTGTTCCTCGGATTCGATGCTGTCGACGAGCATCGGCACGAGGTCACCGACCCAGATGGGCTGGAACTTTGTCTGACTACCGCCGCCGGGAAGCGGATACAGCGGGACACCCGGCGCGAACATCCCTTTGAGGCGCTTCGTGAAGGAGACGAACTCCCCGCCCTTGCCGAAGACGACTGATGGTCGGAAGATGGTCCAGTCCAGCGAGGACCCCGTAACGACTTGCTCGGCCTGTCCTTTCGACCGGATGTAATGCGTGTCGCCATTAGGGTCTGCACCCAGTGCGCTCAGCTGGACGAATCGGTTGACGCCGTGCTCTTCTGCGGCCTGTACGCTGTTTTCGGTCCCGCCGAGATGGATACGTTCGTGCATCTTATCGCCGCCATCCGGCTTGAACAGGGGCGACAGTGCGACCAGATAATACACCGCGTCCTGACCCTCGAACGCGCTCTCGATGCTACCGTAGTCTGTGACATCTCCGGCGACGGTTTCGACACCGTCTGGGAGTGTCGCGTCCTCCGGAGACCGGGACAGCGCAGTGACAGCGTGTCCCTGTTCGTCAAGCGCACGGCACAGGTGCTGTCCAATAAATCCGGTCCCGCCAACGACAAGTACATCCATGGATTCCGATACGGTCGGTAGAACCGTAAAGGTGGGCGTATTTCTTTGCCCGACCGGCCCGCAGTCCGGTCACTTGTGTCAGTCTACGGATGCACCGACCAGGTCGGGGCGCTTACGTCCCCCCACACAGATTGTGAGGTATGCTCGTCACGCTCGAAGGACTGGACGGGAGCGGCAAGACGACCGTGTGGGAACGGCTCCGGAGCGACGACGCTGTCCCCAGCGAAACTGTGTTCACGCGCGAACCGACGGATACCTGGTACGGAGACGCCGTCCAGCGCTCCATCGACAACGACGACGCGGACTCGCTGGCCGAACTGTTCCTCTATACGGCAGACCACGCCGCACACCTCTCGGAGACGGTCCGACCGGCACTCAACGAGGGTCGGCTCGTCGTCTCCGACCGCTACAGTGACTCGCGGTACGCCTATCAGGGTGCGACACTCGCAGGTAGTGGGACGTTCGACGACCCGCTATCGTACGTCCGAGAAGTCCATGCCCCCTGGACCCGCCCGCCGGACCGGACCGTGTATCTCGACCTCGATCCCGAAACCGCCGCACGGCGAAGCGGCGCGACGAACAAGTTTGAGACCGCCGAGTATCTCACAACGGTTCGTGACAACTACGAGCGACTTATCGAAGCCGACCCGGAGCGGTTCGTTCGCGTCGACGCAACCGCCGACCCAGACACGGTGTACGAACGGGTCCGGGCAGCGATTCTCGATTAATCCATCGACGCCGGCAGTTCGACCTCGTCGGGGGCTGGCATCCAGAAGTAATCGAACGTAATCCCGGTAGCGAGTGGAATAACGACAGTCACGAGGAGGACAGCCGTCTGGCTCCCGAGATTTGCACCGAGTTTGAACACTCCGCTCAATACGATGAGAATGACGACCATGACTACCGGACAGAGGAGCAGCGAGTAAACGAGGCTCCCCCACCGCGTGTTCAAGCGGACGCGGAAAAAGCGCGTCATGAGCGCCGTCACAGCACTGTTGACCAGCACGATGACGAGCAGGCCGATAATACCGGCGACACTGACCATGTTCCCCGTAGGGTGGCAAGTCCCTTTGCCGTGTCGGAACAACGCGGGGCGCTCACTCCAAACAGATGTACGTGCGCGTGTCGGCGACGCCGTCGAGGTCTCGGACGTGACCCGAGACCGACTGCATGATATCATACACTTCCGTACCCGTCGCTTCGCCGATGATATCGTACTGCCCGGCGACGATATGTGCCTCGGTGATGCCCTCGGCGTCACGAACTGCCGCAAGGAGTTCTTCGGATTTGCCAGCAGCGGTCTTGATCATAATAAACGCGCTAACCATATTGTGGTGTGTCGTGTCATAGCACGAAAAAGCTTCCGTCAGTCGACAACAATAGCCTTGTTGTTTGATATCGTGGTCAAGGCGTCCGGTGGTTCCACCGGGTGGGTACTTTTATTCACCCCCGCCCCATAGGAGGGTGTATGCGATTCGTTATCGTGGGTGCAGGTCGTGTCGGATTGCGGACGGCTCGCGTCCTGCAAGAGAGTGGCCACGAAGTTGTCCTCATCGAGCGCGATGAGAACGCCGTCGAACGCGCGCGAACGGCTGGTTTCGAGGTAATTGCGGGCGACGGCGCTATCGAGGAGACGCTCGGCAACGCCGACCTCGAAGCTGCCGACGCGCTCGGCGCGCTCACCGGCGACCTGAACGACAATTTCGTTGCCTGTATGATCGCCAAGGAACACGGCTGTCGAACCGTTATGCGTATCGACGAGGACTACCGCGAGGAGATCTACCGACGCTACGCCTCCGACGTTGACGAGGTCATCTACCCCGAACGGCTGGGTGCTATCGCCGCAAAGAACGCGCTGCTTGGCGGCAACATCCGCGCGGTCGCCGACATCGCACAGAACCTCCAGCTCGTGGAGTTTACTATTCAGAGACAATCGCCGATGGAAGGGTACTCGCTGTCGGAGCTGGAGCTGCCATCGGATTCCCGGCTAATGGCGCACGGGAAAGGCGAGGACCCGCTCGCCATTCCCGACCCGGACGAAACGCTGGAGGCCGGCGACCGGGTCGTGATACTGGCCGACTTCGGGACGCTCTCTGACGTTCGTAGTATCGTTGTCGGTGAATCAGAACGCGCGACTGCGCTTGGAGGTGCCTGAACATGGTCATTGCCTACGTGATGGTCAAAGCCCACACTGGTGACGCGGACCGTCTGAAGGATGACATCGAAGCCGTTGACGGCGTTGTCGAGGCCCACATCGTCGCTGGTGACGTCGACTTTATCGCAAAAGTGAACGTGGAGACGCCCGCCGAAGTCAAGGATGTCGCAGCGACACACATCCAGGAAATCCAGGGTGTCGAAACGACACAGACCTATATCGCGATGGACTGAGGCTGGCTGTTACCCTGTTTCCGTGCTCGACATGTACAACTACAGTGGTGTCCCGCCGCGAGACCCCTCGCTCCCGCCGGTACTCGCCGAATTGAGCAGGTCAGCCACGACGCCGACATAGTCGTAGCCGGGAATGACGCCCTCGACGTACGTCCCCTCGACGTACTCGACGAAGGTTTTGGCGACGTCCGCGGCCTGCCGTTCGCCACCCATTGTGTACTGGAACGTGACCACGACCTGCTCGCCGGCCTCAACGACGCTGTAATCGTCCAGCTCGACAGCGGTTCGGGTCGCTTTCGGCGCGTCCTCAAGCCGTCGCTCCAGCGTCTCAAGCCAGCCATCGACGACGGCGTCACCAACCTCATCGCTTGTCGCGGCCTGTAGCGACGGCGCTCTGACCGTCACCTCGTAGTTTGTCCGCCACTCTTCGCCCTCAGACGCGGTCACGCGGCCGTCGAAGTTCGTCGTCTCGACCGCGTAGCTATCTCCAGCCGAGACGAGTGCATCGTGTCGGTCGAACGCTTCGGCAACGTCATCTGGCACATCAGTCATTACGCCGGTATAGGCCACAGAGGTGCAAAAACGCGTCGTGTCCGGACACTCTCCGGTCGAATCGCCTGTCACTGCCGTACCCGAAGCCCTAACCCACACAGGCTGTGCCACATCTGGGCCAAGTCGGACTGTCGAGTGTGTCACAGACGAGCGGTCAGGGTTGTCTCTTGTGGACTACTGTGGCAAATATCGCTCCTCATGTCCACTCGTCGCAGAATGCGAGGGATGGGATTCGAACCCACGGACCCCTACGGGAGCGGGTCTTAAGCCCACCGCCTTTGGCCAAGCTCGGCTACCCTCGCGCAGATTGAACTCTGCGGGGGCTAGTGAATGGTCCTTTCGGTCTCGGGCTGCGAGATGCCTTATCGTGTCCCACCGCCGTCACGTCGGCGACACTGGATACGGACCGTGACACATCGACGTGGCTGTCACTCTCTCCGATGCCGATACCTACTCGTCGACAGGGAGCCTGTCTGTTGGGAGGAACTTCGTCCGGTCCGCGTGGTTGAACGTTGCGACCGGGGTCCCGTCCAGTTTTCTGAGCATCGTCTGGAACGTCGCGCCGTCGTTCGCAGCGGTAACCGTGTTCCCGGCATCCTGGAGCTTGTACGCGCCAGCGATGAACAACGAGGCGGCGTCTGGGTCGAAGTACTCGACAGCCAGAAATACCTGTTCTCCGACCGTCCGCCGATACACGTCATACGCTTCGAGGGGGTTCGATTCGACTAGCCGCGTCACGTCTTCGGCCTTGTTGCCCGGAATGACGAACACGAGTTCGAGCCCGTCACCGTCGTCGACTGTCTGCAGGCCCGCATCCCCGGCCGGGACGACGACGGCCTCGCGGCCGTTAGACCGCCGCTGGTCTGCCAGTGCCTGTGTCTCTTCTAGCGTCTGTTTCCACGATGCCTTGCGCTCGTCCGAACCAGCGGCAAGCCGTTCGAGGTCGTCCGTCCCCTCGCCACCTGTCTTAACCATATCCAGTCGTTACGCCCGTGGGAGGTAAATGGTGGTGTCACCGGACGCCGAAGACGACTTCCATGCTCAGAGAGAGCCCGAGGACGAACAGGCTCGCAACAAAGAGTTTCACTGGCGGCGAGAATCGGTCTTCGGGTGGGGCGAGCGTATCGAGGGGTGGCACGGCACGAGCCAGCACCGACTCGAACGGCGTCCGCTCCCGCGCTGACACGCCAAACGACACGTCTGATTCATCGGACTCATCGGAATCGAGAGATGGCGCACGCCACAGTGTGACCGAGGCGTAGCCAAACAGCGCGAAGCCGATAAAAAACAGTGCGAATTTCACTGTCACCCAGCCACCGCCACGGAGCGGCGAGAGCACGCCACCGATAAGCGTCGCTGTGAGCGTTACGCCGAGGGCGTACCACAGCAGATCGAGTATCTTTCCCGCCAGGTTATCCATCGTGCGTGTCGTAGCCACGTTGGCGGAGTTCGTCGCCAGGGGAGACGTGCTCCTGTGCGTGGCGGTGACAGAAGCTCATCCGTCCATCGTCGACATCGTAGTACTGCGGCGTTTCGGTGTCACACTGACTGCCGAACACTTCTCTGAGGTAGGCACGAGCGGCGTCGGGGTCGCCATCACTGAGATACGACGCCGCCTGCTCGACGTGCTCCTGTACGTCCGGCGGAAGGGTCACGTCGCTGAACTCCTCTTCGACGATTTCCTCACTGTCGGCCAGTGCGGTGTCGAACCCGAGTCGTTCCTTGAGCCGCTCACCGATCGACTGTTCCGCGCGCGACCGCTCGCGAATGACATCACGGAACTCTCGAATCCGGTCCCACACTGCGTCGCTGGCTTCGATGTCTTCCGGGCGGATCCGGACGGGACACCGCGTTGCGAAGGGACACCCCTGCGGCGGATCCCGTGGACTCGGTGGTGAGCCCGGCAGGGTGATCCGATCCACCTGAACCGTCGGATCCGGTTCTGGAATCGCCGACAGCAATGCGCGCGTGTAGGGGTTTTCTGGGCTCTGGAACAACTGTTCCGTCGGCCCGACTTCCATGAGGTTCCCGAGATACATCACCCCGACGCGGTCACAGATGTGCCGGACCACGCTCAGGTCGTGCGCGATGAAGAGGTACGTGAGACCGAACTCCTCTTGGAGCTCCTCCAGCAGATTGAGTATCTGGGCCTGAACGGACACGTCGAGTGCCGAAACGGGTTCGTCGAGGACGACGAACTCCGGTTCGAGTGCGAGTGCGCGAGCAATGCCGATGCGCTGTCGCTGCCCGCCGGAGAACTGGTGGGGATATCGGTAGTAGTGCTCCGGCATGAGCCCGACCTGATCGAGCAGTGTCCGCACTTTCTCCCGACGCTCGCGGGCCGTGCCCTGTTCGTGAACGTCCAGCGGTTCGCGGATAATCTCGCCGACAGTCATCCGGTCGTTGAGGCTCGACTCGGGGTCCTGAAACACCATCTGGGCGTTGCGGCGCCACTGCTTGAGGTCGCCGCCGCTGAGCTCGGTTATATCGGTTCCATCGAAGGAGACCGTCCCAGACGTAGCCGTCTCCAACTGGATGAGCGTCCGACCCAGAGTTGTCTTGCCACAGCCGGATTCACCGACTAGCCCGAATGTTTCGCCGCGTGAGATTTCGAAGTTCACGCCGTCGACGGCTTTCACCGGGTCTCCCCCGAGCAGTCCACCGCCTTCGTAGTACGTCTTCAGGTCCTGTACATCGAGCAACGTCTCGTCGGCTTGGTGCGACACGGTATCGACGACTGATTCACTCATCTGGGTCACCTCCCTCACTGTGTCCGCCGGTGTCCCCGGCACTGTGGCCGTGGCCACCATCAGCCCGGGCATCGCTGTCGTCGGACCCGACCGGACTGGTATCCTCTCCGGCGTTTCGCTTCGCAGCCGGCCAGTCGTCTGCCGACAGCGCTTCGTCTGCCTCGGCACCTGTCTGGTCTGCGTTCGCTTCGTGCTGTGTCACAGTGTCGTCGGTAGGCATATCTTCGGGGTACAGGAGACAGGCGGCGGTGTGGTCTGCTGAGTCGCCGACCTCGACGTGGGCGGGATGGACCCGCTCACACTCGTCGAAGCCCTTCGGGCACCGGCTGACGAATCGGCAGAACGACGCCGATTCGTGCGGCGTCGGCACGTCCCCTTCGATAGTGGGCAGCCGATCCGTACTGGGGTTCCGGCCGGGAATACTCTGCAGAAGTCCCTGCGTGTATGGATGGTGTGGGTTTGCGAACAGTTCCTTGACGGGTGCTTGCTCAACGACTTCGCCGGCGTACATCACGGCGACGCGGTCAGCAACTTCCGCGATGACGCCCATGTCGTGCGTAATGAACATGATGCCGATGTCACGCTCCGTCTGAATCTCCTGCAACAGGTCCAGAATCTGGGCCTGAATAGTGACATCGAGCGCTGTCGTCGGCTCATCACAGATGAGCAGGTCAGGGTCACAGGCCAGTGCCATCGCGATGACGGCTCGCTGGCGCATCCCGCCGGAGAACTCGTGTGGGAACTCATCGACACGCCGCGCCGCGTCGGGGATGCCGACTGCACGCAGCAGTTCGATGGCTTCCGACTTGGCTTCGGCACCTTCCATATCGCGGTGGAGCTCTAGCGCCTCGATGATCTGGTTCCCGACAGTGTACACCGGGTTGAGTGAGCTCAGCGGGTCCTGAAACACCATCGCGATGTCCCCGCCACGAACTGACCGGTACTCCTTCTCTGAAAGCGCCGTCAACTCTCTCCCGTCTAATCGTATGGACGACTCCTCGCGGATTTCGCCCGGACTTTCGACCAGTCCCATTATCGAGCGCGCGGTGACACTCTTGCCGGAGCCGGATTCGCCGACAATACCGAGTGTCTCGCCGCGAGCAATTTCGAAGGACACCCCGTCGACAGCGCGGATCTCCTCTCGGTCGCTGTGGAACACTGTCCGGAGGTTGTCTACGGCCAGCAGTGGCTCGCCGTCTTCGGTGTGGCTCATCCGCCACCACCCCCGGCGGCCGCG
This region includes:
- the htr1 gene encoding sensory rhodopsin I transducer Htr1; protein product: MTISSVKQSYGAKLGVGYIATATLLITVGVVTQDVASTVVAGIAGLLTLGSINAAETVASITELSAQTQRVADGDLDIEIDSTRTDEFGDLADSIEQMRVSLRDRLSEMEAARADLEQAQTDANEAQAEAEAAEEEAKELATAYQDIATEYGTVMAAAADGDLTQRVDVATEYDAMETVGQSFNRMMDELQETIETVTAVSKRITTETDEITETSRRVQQEVDAAVETVADIQTQATDQQTKLESAAVDIQDVSASAEEIAATIDDLADRSSEVEEASSDARTASETALTEMDQIQADAADAVTQVETLQQRMAEITDIADIISEIAEQTNMLALNASIEAARAGGQGSGADGNGFSVVADEVKSLAEETQSRADEIATVIAEVSEQTEEVTDSIQATETRVETGTETVESALSEIATIAEAVDDISASIEEMRETTSEQADTVQATADSIADVTEASAETATTAEEMSTQIRRQRDVVKSISDSLDSFRETAVDDLESRVRLFTINTDTTAASQTRAVGSPSIGGDD
- the cofC gene encoding 2-phospho-L-lactate guanylyltransferase, whose product is MRLAVPVSGSTPKTRLASVLSPDERRDFTEAMLADVVDAVTSAGHEPEVISTAPLDCAVPVTVDDRGLDPLVNDLLASTVTDDEGALAVVMADLPLVTRESIERLLAPEADVVLAPGLGGGTNAFVCRHPEFRVDYHGASIRDHRETARDVGASVTEVDSRRLATDIDEPDDLAEVLLHSDGAAADWLKQSGFELTATGGRVDVERFR
- a CDS encoding tubulin/FtsZ family protein, whose product is MKLAMIGFGQAGGKIVDKFLEYDKETGSGIVRSAVAVNTAKADLLGLEHIPEENRVLIGQARVKGHGVGADNELGAEIAEEDIDEVQGAIDNIPVHEVDAFLIVAGLGGGTGSGGSPVVAKHLKRIYTEPVYGLGVLPGSDEGGIYTLNAARSFQTFVREVDNLMVFDNDAWRQTGESVEGGYDHINEEIVRRFGVLFGAGEIEAGDNVAESVVDSSEIINTLDGGGVSTVGYASEDVEVSSGGGGLLSRFKGDDSSDDSMDTANTTNRITSLVRKAALGRLTLPCEIEGAERALLVMAGPPEHLNRKGIERGRKWLEEQTGSMEVRGGDYPTNAPKVAASILLAGVHNVPRIKELQQVAIEAQDNIDDIRNQSEDNLEDLVEDDEDELDPLF
- a CDS encoding complex I NDUFA9 subunit family protein → MDVLVVGGTGFIGQHLCRALDEQGHAVTALSRSPEDATLPDGVETVAGDVTDYGSIESAFEGQDAVYYLVALSPLFKPDGGDKMHERIHLGGTENSVQAAEEHGVNRFVQLSALGADPNGDTHYIRSKGQAEQVVTGSSLDWTIFRPSVVFGKGGEFVSFTKRLKGMFAPGVPLYPLPGGGSQTKFQPIWVGDLVPMLVDSIESEEHVGEAYEIGGPEVLTLRDVTNQVYDAEGSSVSIVPLPMPLAKVGLSVLGSVGFPMGADQYRSLKFDNSPATNDIDAFGVSSGSLTTLSGYLRG
- the tmk gene encoding dTMP kinase, whose translation is MLVTLEGLDGSGKTTVWERLRSDDAVPSETVFTREPTDTWYGDAVQRSIDNDDADSLAELFLYTADHAAHLSETVRPALNEGRLVVSDRYSDSRYAYQGATLAGSGTFDDPLSYVREVHAPWTRPPDRTVYLDLDPETAARRSGATNKFETAEYLTTVRDNYERLIEADPERFVRVDATADPDTVYERVRAAILD
- a CDS encoding Lrp/AsnC ligand binding domain-containing protein; translated protein: MVSAFIMIKTAAGKSEELLAAVRDAEGITEAHIVAGQYDIIGEATGTEVYDIMQSVSGHVRDLDGVADTRTYICLE
- a CDS encoding potassium channel family protein; amino-acid sequence: MRFVIVGAGRVGLRTARVLQESGHEVVLIERDENAVERARTAGFEVIAGDGAIEETLGNADLEAADALGALTGDLNDNFVACMIAKEHGCRTVMRIDEDYREEIYRRYASDVDEVIYPERLGAIAAKNALLGGNIRAVADIAQNLQLVEFTIQRQSPMEGYSLSELELPSDSRLMAHGKGEDPLAIPDPDETLEAGDRVVILADFGTLSDVRSIVVGESERATALGGA
- a CDS encoding Lrp/AsnC family transcriptional regulator yields the protein MVIAYVMVKAHTGDADRLKDDIEAVDGVVEAHIVAGDVDFIAKVNVETPAEVKDVAATHIQEIQGVETTQTYIAMD
- a CDS encoding DUF5813 family protein; this translates as MTDVPDDVAEAFDRHDALVSAGDSYAVETTNFDGRVTASEGEEWRTNYEVTVRAPSLQAATSDEVGDAVVDGWLETLERRLEDAPKATRTAVELDDYSVVEAGEQVVVTFQYTMGGERQAADVAKTFVEYVEGTYVEGVIPGYDYVGVVADLLNSASTGGSEGSRGGTPL
- a CDS encoding DUF7529 family protein, translated to MVKTGGEGTDDLERLAAGSDERKASWKQTLEETQALADQRRSNGREAVVVPAGDAGLQTVDDGDGLELVFVIPGNKAEDVTRLVESNPLEAYDVYRRTVGEQVFLAVEYFDPDAASLFIAGAYKLQDAGNTVTAANDGATFQTMLRKLDGTPVATFNHADRTKFLPTDRLPVDE
- a CDS encoding DUF7555 family protein, which gives rise to MDNLAGKILDLLWYALGVTLTATLIGGVLSPLRGGGWVTVKFALFFIGFALFGYASVTLWRAPSLDSDESDESDVSFGVSARERTPFESVLARAVPPLDTLAPPEDRFSPPVKLFVASLFVLGLSLSMEVVFGVR
- a CDS encoding ABC transporter ATP-binding protein, with protein sequence MSESVVDTVSHQADETLLDVQDLKTYYEGGGLLGGDPVKAVDGVNFEISRGETFGLVGESGCGKTTLGRTLIQLETATSGTVSFDGTDITELSGGDLKQWRRNAQMVFQDPESSLNDRMTVGEIIREPLDVHEQGTARERREKVRTLLDQVGLMPEHYYRYPHQFSGGQRQRIGIARALALEPEFVVLDEPVSALDVSVQAQILNLLEELQEEFGLTYLFIAHDLSVVRHICDRVGVMYLGNLMEVGPTEQLFQSPENPYTRALLSAIPEPDPTVQVDRITLPGSPPSPRDPPQGCPFATRCPVRIRPEDIEASDAVWDRIREFRDVIRERSRAEQSIGERLKERLGFDTALADSEEIVEEEFSDVTLPPDVQEHVEQAASYLSDGDPDAARAYLREVFGSQCDTETPQYYDVDDGRMSFCHRHAQEHVSPGDELRQRGYDTHDG